A DNA window from Oncorhynchus tshawytscha isolate Ot180627B linkage group LG13, Otsh_v2.0, whole genome shotgun sequence contains the following coding sequences:
- the LOC112229239 gene encoding protein LRATD2 has product MGNQVDKMKLSHLSYAEVPTVDPNGLDTEEGPRIGVSYIFSTDDEEQEGENSNVDGADKEHHTGTEQKHYDKRNEVDCAVYHREECIYEKSVKTAGMEIYSPENLLPKCKAGDLVEFVTTGQYPHWAVYVGDFQVVHLHRAEIKNSFLTDASQGRRCRIVNELYKFKALSAEMVVQNAMEQVGAKDRELSWRNSECFAAWCRFGKREFKMGGEIRIGKQPYRLKILMSDKQSHLLEFQCLEDLVMEKRRHDQVGRTSVVQELANHLNSVEEIKRNPLSDPITAQIAQ; this is encoded by the coding sequence ATGGGCAACCAGGTGGATAAAATGAAACTGTCACATCTAAGTTACGCAGAAGTTCCCACAGTGGACCCCAACGGGCTGGACACTGAGGAGGGTCCTCGGATCGGAGTGTCATATATTTTCTCAACAGATGACGAGGAACAGGAGGGTGAAAACAGTAACGTAGACGGAGCAGATAAAGAGCACCACACTGGTACAGAACAGAAACACTACGACAAGCGCAACGAGGTGGATTGCGCTGTTTACCACCGGGAGGAATGTATTTATGAGAAGAGCGTCAAGACCGCGGGCATGGAAATATACTCCCCCGAGAATCTACTACCCAAATGCAAGGCAGGTGACCTGGTGGAGTTTGTAACCACGGGACAGTACCCCCACTGGGCGGTGTATGTCGGTGACTTCCAGGTGGTGCACCTGCACAGAGCAGAGATAAAGAACAGCTTCCTGACAGACGCCAGCCAGGGAAGGAGATGTAGGATagtcaacgagctgtataaattCAAAGCCCTCAGCGCCGAGATGGTGGTTCAGAACGCTATGGAACAGGTAGGAGCTAAAGACAGAGAGTTGAGCTGGAGAAATTCAGAGTGCTTTGCCGCTTGGTGCAGGTTTGGCAAACGGGAGTTCAAAATGGGCGGGGAGATCCGGATAGGAAAACAGCCATACAGGTTAAAGATCCTGATGTCAGATAAACAGTCTCACTTGCTGGAGTTTCAGTGTTTAGAGGACTTGGtcatggagaagaggagacacgACCAGGTGGGAAGGACATCAGTGGTCCAGGAGCTGGCCAATCATTTGAACAGTGTGGAAGAGATCAAAAGGAATCCACTCAGTGATCCAATAACTGCACAGATTGCTCAGTGA